From Streptomyces fungicidicus, one genomic window encodes:
- a CDS encoding response regulator: MQATATVLVYSDDANTREQVRLATGRRPAPDVPVVEFVECATPAAVLTELDRGGIDVCVLDGEAVPMGGMGLCRQIKDEVFNCPPVLLLIGRPQDAWLATWSRAESAVTLPVEPVEFAAALASLLRRKALQGAS, from the coding sequence ATGCAGGCGACCGCCACGGTGCTGGTCTACAGCGACGACGCCAACACCCGGGAGCAGGTGCGGCTCGCCACCGGGCGGCGGCCGGCGCCGGACGTGCCCGTCGTGGAGTTCGTGGAGTGCGCGACCCCGGCGGCCGTGCTGACGGAGCTGGACCGGGGCGGCATCGACGTGTGCGTGCTGGACGGCGAGGCCGTGCCGATGGGCGGTATGGGGCTGTGCCGGCAGATCAAGGACGAGGTCTTCAACTGTCCTCCGGTGCTGCTGCTGATCGGGCGGCCGCAGGACGCCTGGCTGGCGACGTGGAGCCGCGCGGAGTCGGCGGTGACGCTGCCGGTGGAGCCGGTCGAGTTCGCCGCCGCGCTGGCGTCCCTGCTGCGCCGGAAGGCGCTGCAGGGCGCGTCGTAG
- a CDS encoding L,D-transpeptidase gives MRHTESPRGVRAGSRVVGCTLLVAALGAGVTGCSSDGSPLASEPYDATDQISFSGSVEEGKQVDPDEPLEIVAEDSDGRITDVTVADASGRRVAGELAADGSRWHSTSPLAAEAQYTVRVSTEDEDGAPGRKVLTFSTGKPTTTKRLAVTFGPKAGTYGVGQPLTAELSDPVKDLAQRAVVERALKVESTPAVSGSWHWVDDKKLHFRPQDYWPAHATISMRSTLEGLKVNDRLRGGRTKPLTIRTGDRVIAVTDAATHQLTVYKNDEEIKQIPVTTGKPGFETRNGVKVVLAKERFVRMRSTTVGIAEGSSESYDLDVHFATRVTWSGEYVHAAPWSVGSQGYANVSHGCVGMSTDNAEWFFDTVREGDVVTVENSAGDTMETFGNGYGDWNLDWAKWQAGSALTPGKATGQAEQARLRPQST, from the coding sequence ATGAGACACACAGAGTCCCCTCGCGGCGTCCGCGCCGGGAGCCGTGTCGTCGGCTGCACGCTGCTGGTGGCCGCCCTCGGAGCCGGTGTCACCGGCTGTTCCTCCGACGGCAGTCCGCTCGCCTCCGAGCCGTACGACGCCACGGACCAGATCTCCTTCAGCGGATCCGTCGAAGAGGGCAAGCAGGTCGACCCCGACGAGCCCCTGGAGATCGTCGCGGAGGACTCCGACGGACGCATCACCGACGTCACCGTCGCGGACGCCTCAGGGCGCCGTGTGGCGGGCGAACTGGCCGCCGACGGCAGCCGTTGGCATAGCACCTCCCCGCTGGCCGCCGAGGCCCAGTACACGGTCCGTGTGAGCACGGAGGACGAGGACGGGGCGCCCGGCCGGAAGGTCCTCACCTTCTCCACCGGCAAACCGACCACGACCAAGCGCCTTGCCGTCACCTTCGGGCCCAAGGCCGGCACGTACGGCGTCGGCCAGCCCCTCACGGCCGAACTCAGCGACCCCGTCAAGGACCTCGCCCAGCGGGCCGTCGTGGAGCGCGCCCTGAAGGTCGAGTCCACGCCCGCCGTGTCCGGCTCCTGGCACTGGGTGGACGACAAGAAACTGCACTTCCGCCCGCAGGACTACTGGCCCGCGCACGCCACCATCAGCATGCGCAGCACCCTGGAGGGCCTCAAGGTCAACGACCGCCTGCGCGGCGGCAGGACCAAGCCGCTGACGATCCGTACCGGCGACCGGGTGATAGCGGTCACCGACGCCGCCACGCACCAGCTGACGGTCTACAAGAACGACGAGGAGATCAAGCAGATCCCCGTCACCACCGGCAAACCCGGCTTCGAGACCCGCAACGGAGTCAAGGTCGTCCTCGCCAAGGAACGCTTCGTACGTATGCGCAGCACCACCGTCGGCATCGCCGAGGGGTCGTCCGAGTCGTACGACCTGGACGTGCACTTCGCGACCCGGGTGACCTGGAGCGGCGAGTACGTGCACGCCGCCCCCTGGTCCGTCGGCTCCCAGGGCTACGCCAACGTCAGCCACGGCTGCGTCGGCATGAGCACCGACAACGCCGAGTGGTTCTTCGACACCGTCCGCGAGGGCGACGTCGTCACGGTCGAGAACTCGGCCGGCGACACGATGGAGACCTTCGGCAACGGCTACGGCGACTGGAACCTGGACTGGGCCAAGTGGCAGGCCGGCAGCGCCCTGACCCCCGGCAAGGCCACGGGGCAGGCGGAACAGGCCCGCCTGCGGCCGCAGAGCACGTGA
- a CDS encoding cytochrome c oxidase subunit 4, whose protein sequence is MKIQGKMFMWLAVFLLAVAVVYGVWSKEPAGTTALFLAFGLSIMIGFYLGFTAKRVDVGAQDNKEADVADDAGEVGFFSPHSWQPLALAVGGALAFMGVAIGWWLLYFSAPLLLVGLWGWVFEYYRGENRTQ, encoded by the coding sequence GTGAAGATCCAGGGCAAGATGTTCATGTGGCTGGCCGTCTTCCTCCTCGCCGTAGCGGTCGTCTACGGCGTGTGGTCGAAGGAGCCGGCCGGCACCACCGCCCTCTTCCTGGCCTTCGGCCTGTCCATCATGATCGGCTTCTACCTGGGCTTCACGGCCAAGCGGGTGGACGTCGGCGCGCAGGACAACAAGGAGGCGGACGTCGCCGACGACGCCGGCGAGGTCGGGTTCTTCAGCCCACACAGCTGGCAGCCGCTCGCCCTGGCCGTGGGCGGTGCCCTGGCCTTCATGGGCGTGGCGATCGGCTGGTGGCTGCTGTACTTCTCGGCGCCCCTGCTCCTGGTCGGCCTCTGGGGCTGGGTCTTCGAGTACTACCGCGGTGAGAACCGCACCCAGTAA
- the ctaD gene encoding aa3-type cytochrome oxidase subunit I, protein MSILNESQGAAAAEASYENELPVRRKSPGNVVVKWLTTTDHKTIGTLYLVTSFAFFVIGGVMALVMRAELARPGLQLMSNEQFNQAFTMHGTIMLLMFATPLFAGFANWIMPLQIGAPDVAFPRLNMFAYWLYLFGSLIAVAGFLTPDGAADFGWFAYSPLSDAVRSPGIGADMWIMGLAFSGFGTILGSVNFITTIICMRAPGMTMFRMPIFTWNVLLTGVLVLLAFPVLAAALFALEADRKFGAHVFDSANGGALLWQHLFWFFGHPEVYIIALPFFGIISEVIPVFSRKPMFGYMGLIGATIAIAGLSVTVWAHHMYVTGGVLLPFFSFMTFLIAVPTGVKFFNWIGTMWKGSLSFETPMLWATGFLITFTFGGLTGVILASPPLDFHVSDSYFVVAHFHYVVFGTVVFAMFSGFHFWWPKFTGKMLDERLGKITFWTLFIGFHGTFLVQHWLGAEGMPRRYADYLAADGFTALNTVSTIASFLLGLSILPFVYNVWKTAKYGKPVGVDDPWGYGRSLEWATSCPPPRHNFITLPRIRSESPAFDLHHPEIAALDQLENAGHGEKALAGSKEAGK, encoded by the coding sequence GTGAGCATCCTCAACGAATCCCAGGGTGCCGCGGCAGCTGAGGCCTCGTACGAGAACGAGCTGCCGGTGCGGCGCAAGAGTCCCGGTAACGTCGTCGTGAAGTGGCTGACGACCACGGACCACAAGACGATCGGCACGCTGTATCTGGTGACGTCGTTCGCGTTCTTCGTCATCGGTGGCGTGATGGCGCTGGTCATGCGCGCCGAGCTGGCCCGGCCGGGTCTGCAGCTCATGTCGAACGAGCAGTTCAACCAGGCGTTCACGATGCACGGCACGATCATGCTGCTGATGTTCGCGACGCCGCTGTTCGCCGGGTTCGCGAACTGGATCATGCCGCTGCAGATCGGCGCGCCCGACGTGGCGTTCCCGCGGCTGAACATGTTCGCCTACTGGCTGTACCTGTTCGGCTCGCTGATCGCGGTGGCCGGCTTCCTCACCCCGGACGGGGCGGCCGACTTCGGCTGGTTCGCCTACTCGCCGCTGTCGGACGCGGTCCGCTCGCCGGGCATCGGCGCCGACATGTGGATCATGGGTCTGGCCTTCTCCGGCTTCGGCACGATCCTCGGCTCGGTCAACTTCATCACCACGATCATCTGCATGCGCGCGCCCGGCATGACGATGTTCCGGATGCCGATCTTCACCTGGAACGTGCTGCTGACCGGTGTGCTGGTCCTGCTGGCCTTCCCGGTGCTGGCGGCGGCGCTGTTCGCGCTGGAGGCGGACCGCAAGTTCGGTGCGCACGTGTTCGATTCGGCCAACGGCGGTGCGCTGCTCTGGCAGCACCTGTTCTGGTTCTTCGGGCATCCAGAGGTGTACATCATCGCGCTGCCGTTCTTCGGCATCATCAGTGAGGTCATCCCGGTCTTCTCCCGCAAGCCGATGTTCGGCTACATGGGTCTGATCGGCGCGACGATCGCGATCGCGGGTCTGTCGGTGACGGTGTGGGCGCACCACATGTACGTCACGGGCGGGGTGCTGCTGCCGTTCTTCTCCTTCATGACCTTCCTGATCGCTGTGCCGACCGGTGTGAAGTTCTTCAACTGGATCGGCACGATGTGGAAGGGCAGTCTGTCCTTCGAGACGCCGATGCTGTGGGCGACCGGCTTCCTGATCACCTTCACCTTCGGTGGTCTGACCGGCGTCATCCTGGCCTCGCCGCCGCTGGACTTCCACGTCTCCGACTCGTACTTCGTGGTGGCGCACTTCCACTACGTGGTGTTCGGCACCGTGGTGTTCGCGATGTTCTCCGGCTTCCACTTCTGGTGGCCGAAGTTCACCGGCAAGATGCTCGACGAGCGGCTCGGCAAGATCACCTTCTGGACGCTGTTCATCGGCTTCCACGGCACCTTCCTGGTCCAGCACTGGCTGGGCGCCGAGGGCATGCCGCGCCGCTACGCGGACTACCTCGCGGCCGACGGCTTCACCGCCCTGAACACGGTGTCGACGATCGCCTCGTTCCTGCTCGGCCTGTCGATCCTGCCGTTCGTCTACAACGTCTGGAAGACCGCCAAGTACGGCAAGCCGGTCGGCGTCGACGACCCGTGGGGCTACGGCCGCTCCCTGGAGTGGGCGACCTCCTGCCCGCCCCCGCGGCACAACTTCATCACCCTGCCGCGGATCCGCAGTGAATCCCCGGCGTTCGACCTGCACCACCCGGAGATCGCCGCGCTCGACCAGCTCGAGAACGCCGGTCACGGCGAGAAGGCCCTCGCCGGGAGCAAGGAGGCCGGCAAGTGA
- the coxB gene encoding aa3-type cytochrome oxidase subunit II produces the protein MSPNGSDRSPRRPMRRKLLQAMTAGLVLATATGCTWEDFPRLGMPTPTTEEAPRILSLWQGSWAAALAVGVLVWGLILWSAFFHRRSRTKVEVPPQTRYNMPIEALYTVVPLIIVSVFFYFTARDESELMKLDKPDVTVNVVGFQWSWCFNYVENVDGSTGDAKTSKDLEAIPDRYKDAFPADAGGVYDCGTPGTRNPQTNNPGPTLWLPEGKRVRFVLTSRDVIHSFWVVPFLMKQDVIPGHTNAFEVTPNREGTFLGKCAELCGVDHSRMLFNVKVVSPERYEQHLKDLAKKGQTGYVPAGIAQTSHEKNRETNNL, from the coding sequence GTGAGTCCCAACGGCTCCGACCGCTCGCCGCGGCGCCCGATGCGGCGGAAGCTGCTGCAGGCAATGACCGCGGGCCTGGTCCTGGCGACCGCCACCGGTTGCACATGGGAGGACTTCCCCCGCCTTGGTATGCCCACCCCCACCACGGAAGAGGCTCCGCGGATCCTCTCCCTGTGGCAGGGGTCCTGGGCTGCCGCGCTCGCCGTCGGCGTGCTGGTGTGGGGCCTGATCCTGTGGAGTGCATTCTTCCACCGGCGCAGCCGCACCAAGGTGGAGGTACCTCCGCAGACCCGGTACAACATGCCCATCGAGGCGCTGTACACGGTGGTTCCGCTCATCATCGTCTCGGTGTTCTTCTACTTCACGGCCCGCGACGAGTCCGAGCTGATGAAGCTCGACAAGCCCGACGTCACGGTCAACGTGGTCGGCTTCCAGTGGAGCTGGTGCTTCAACTACGTCGAGAACGTGGACGGTTCGACGGGCGACGCCAAGACGTCCAAGGACCTCGAGGCGATTCCGGACCGCTACAAGGACGCCTTCCCGGCCGACGCCGGCGGTGTCTACGACTGCGGTACCCCCGGTACCCGGAACCCGCAGACCAACAACCCGGGCCCCACCCTGTGGCTGCCCGAGGGCAAGCGGGTCCGCTTCGTGCTGACCTCGCGTGATGTCATCCACTCCTTCTGGGTGGTCCCGTTCCTGATGAAGCAGGACGTCATCCCGGGCCACACCAACGCCTTCGAGGTGACCCCCAACCGTGAGGGCACCTTCCTGGGCAAGTGCGCCGAGCTCTGCGGCGTCGACCACTCCCGGATGCTGTTCAACGTGAAGGTCGTCTCCCCCGAGCGCTACGAGCAGCACCTCAAGGACCTCGCGAAGAAGGGGCAGACCGGTTACGTTCCCGCCGGCATCGCGCAGACGAGCCACGAGAAGAACCGGGAGACGAACAACCTGTGA
- a CDS encoding cysteine desulfurase/sulfurtransferase TusA family protein produces the protein MAYFDAASGAPLHPVARQALTASLDEGWADPARLHREGRRARMLLDAAREAAAETVGCRADELVFTSSGTAAVHSGIAGALAGRRRAGRHLIVSSVEHSSVLHAAEVHRAGGGSVTEVAVERTGSVDPSAFAGELRPDTALACLQSANHEVGTVQPVARVAEACRAAGVPLLVDAAQSLGWGPVEGDWSLLTASAHKWGGPPGAGLLVVRKGTRFAPQGPRDERESGRAAGFENLPAIVAAAASLRAVRAEAAGEAVRLRELTERIRARVPGLVPDVEVVGDQERRLPGIVTFSCLYVDGETLLHELDRAGFSVSSGSSCTSSTLTPSHVLRAMGVLSEGNIRVSLPPGTREEDVERFLSVLPEAVAGVREKLGAPVSSSPAPAREEDETLVVDALGRRCPIPVIELAKAIGHVPVGATIRVLSDDEAARLDIPAWCEMRNQQYLGEEPTPTGTAYLIRRTT, from the coding sequence GTGGCCTACTTCGACGCTGCTTCCGGTGCACCCCTCCATCCCGTCGCCCGTCAGGCGTTGACGGCGTCGCTCGACGAGGGCTGGGCGGATCCCGCGCGGCTCCACCGGGAGGGACGCCGCGCCCGGATGCTGCTGGACGCGGCGCGGGAGGCCGCCGCGGAGACGGTGGGGTGCCGGGCGGACGAGCTGGTGTTCACCTCCTCCGGTACCGCGGCGGTTCACTCCGGGATCGCGGGGGCGCTGGCCGGGAGGCGGCGCGCCGGGCGTCACCTGATCGTGTCCTCGGTCGAACACTCTTCCGTCCTCCATGCGGCGGAAGTTCACCGGGCGGGTGGAGGGTCCGTCACCGAGGTCGCGGTGGAGCGAACGGGGTCGGTGGACCCGTCGGCCTTCGCCGGGGAGCTGCGGCCGGACACCGCGCTGGCCTGTCTCCAGTCGGCCAACCACGAGGTCGGGACCGTGCAGCCGGTGGCCCGGGTGGCCGAGGCGTGCCGGGCGGCGGGGGTGCCGCTGCTGGTGGACGCGGCCCAGTCGCTCGGCTGGGGGCCGGTGGAGGGCGACTGGTCGCTGCTGACCGCGAGCGCGCACAAGTGGGGCGGCCCGCCGGGGGCGGGGCTGCTCGTCGTCCGCAAGGGGACGCGGTTCGCACCCCAGGGGCCCCGGGACGAAAGGGAGTCGGGGCGGGCGGCCGGCTTCGAGAACCTGCCGGCCATCGTCGCGGCGGCGGCTTCCCTGCGGGCCGTACGGGCGGAGGCGGCCGGGGAGGCGGTACGGCTGCGGGAACTGACGGAGCGGATCCGGGCGCGGGTGCCGGGGCTGGTGCCGGACGTGGAGGTGGTCGGGGATCAGGAGCGGCGGCTGCCCGGGATCGTCACCTTCTCCTGTCTCTATGTCGACGGGGAGACACTGCTGCACGAGCTGGACCGGGCGGGCTTCTCGGTGTCGTCCGGCTCGTCCTGCACGAGCAGCACGCTGACGCCGAGCCATGTGCTGCGGGCGATGGGTGTGCTCAGCGAGGGCAACATCCGCGTCTCGCTGCCGCCGGGCACGCGGGAGGAGGACGTGGAGCGCTTCCTGTCCGTCCTGCCGGAGGCGGTGGCGGGGGTGCGGGAGAAGCTGGGCGCGCCGGTGTCCTCCTCCCCCGCCCCGGCGCGCGAGGAGGACGAGACCCTGGTGGTGGACGCGCTGGGCCGGCGCTGCCCGATCCCGGTCATCGAACTGGCCAAGGCCATCGGACACGTACCGGTCGGCGCCACGATCCGCGTCCTCTCCGACGACGAGGCGGCCCGCCTGGACATCCCGGCCTGGTGCGAGATGCGAAACCAGCAGTACCTGGGCGAGGAACCGACCCCCACCGGAACGGCCTACCTGATCCGCCGCACCACCTGA
- a CDS encoding carbohydrate kinase family protein yields the protein MRIAVTGSIATDHLMTFPGRFADQFVADQLHTVSLSFLVDNLDVRRGGVGANIAFGMGQLGTRPILVGAAGFDFDEYRAWLDRHGVDTESVRISDTLHTARFVCTTDEDHNQIGSFYTGAMSEARLIELKTVADRVGGLDLVSIGADDPEGMLRHTEECRTRGIPFAADFSQQIARMNGEEIRILLDGATYLFSNEYEKGLIETKTGWSDAEILDRVGHRVTTLGARGVRIERAGQDPIEVGCPDEERKVDPTGVGDAFRAGFLSGLAWGVSLERAAQIGCMLATLVIETVGTQEYQLLRGHFMERFMKAYGDEAAEEVRGHLG from the coding sequence GTGCGCATCGCAGTCACCGGCTCCATCGCCACCGACCACCTCATGACCTTCCCCGGGCGCTTCGCCGACCAGTTCGTCGCGGACCAGCTGCACACCGTCTCGCTCTCCTTCCTGGTCGACAACCTCGACGTGCGCCGGGGCGGCGTGGGCGCGAACATCGCCTTCGGAATGGGCCAGCTCGGCACCCGTCCGATCCTGGTCGGAGCCGCGGGCTTCGACTTCGACGAGTACCGGGCGTGGCTGGACCGGCACGGCGTCGACACCGAATCCGTCCGGATCTCCGACACCCTGCACACCGCCCGCTTCGTGTGCACCACGGACGAGGACCACAACCAGATCGGCTCCTTCTACACGGGCGCGATGAGCGAGGCCCGGCTGATCGAGCTGAAGACCGTCGCCGACCGCGTGGGCGGCCTCGACCTGGTCTCCATCGGCGCCGACGACCCCGAGGGCATGCTCCGGCACACCGAGGAGTGCCGCACCCGGGGCATCCCGTTCGCCGCGGACTTCTCCCAGCAGATCGCCCGGATGAACGGCGAGGAGATCCGGATACTGCTGGACGGGGCGACGTACCTCTTCTCCAACGAGTACGAGAAGGGGCTCATCGAGACGAAGACCGGCTGGAGCGACGCGGAGATCCTCGACCGGGTCGGCCACCGGGTCACCACGCTCGGCGCGCGGGGCGTGCGCATCGAGCGGGCCGGCCAGGACCCGATCGAGGTCGGCTGCCCGGACGAGGAGCGCAAGGTCGACCCGACGGGCGTCGGCGACGCCTTCCGGGCGGGGTTCCTGTCGGGGCTCGCGTGGGGGGTCTCGCTGGAGCGGGCGGCGCAGATCGGGTGCATGCTGGCGACTCTCGTCATCGAGACGGTGGGGACGCAGGAGTACCAGTTGCTGCGCGGGCACTTCATGGAGCGGTTCATGAAGGCGTACGGGGACGAGGCGGCGGAGGAGGTCCGGGGGCACCTGGGCTGA